The Cystobacter fuscus DSM 2262 region GTCGACACCAAAGACAGCAACGTCCTGCTCACCTCCGTGAACGGCATCTCCGCCGGCACGCAGTACGGCCCCATCGCGCTCCCGAGCTCGTCGCTCTCGATGGGCGCCGCCTTCATCTCCGGGTTCGAGCTCGGCTACGGCAGCGATAACCACGTGCTTTCGCTCGAGCTTTCGACGGGCTTCAACGCGAACGGCACCTCGGGCTACATCAAGGCCGACGCGTCGATGTCCGACTCCTCGGGCAACATGGCCACGACGGCGAAGCTCGACGCCGGCCTCCTCGCCACCAGCCTCAACCAGGACGGGGTGTACTCGGTCGCCAAGAACAACCTGCAGGCGAGCGGCACCACCGTCCCGGTGGAGTTCAAGGTACCGCTCTCCGATGCGGTGGTGCTCCTCCAGGACTACCAGGTGCGCTTCGCCAAGGACCACCACGTCAGGTCGATTGGTGGCGGCTGCGAGAAGTGGACGGTCGAGGGGAATACCGTCCGGCTGACCGCGCCGAAGGCCTTCATCAAGGATGACAGCGGGAACACCGAGTCGAGCAGCAGCTCCGTGTCACTCCTGGTCGTCGGCATCCCGAAGACCTAGGCGGCCTCCTGGTTCCTGCTGGACCCGGCCGGTGCCCCGCTACGCCGCGGGGCACCCTCTTCCCGTCCCGTGCCATCCGCGCGGCTCCCACCCCCTTCACGCCCGCTCGAGGCCAACCATGTCGTCGTCCAATCCCCCGTCGCAAAGCCAGCCCCCCGCCATCCGCACGTTCCAGATGGACGACAGCTCCGTCGGAAACCTGTCGAGCTCCGTCAACCTGTTCCGCGGGGACGTGAACCTCACCCAGAGCCTGTTCACCCTCCCGGGGCGTTCCGAGGGCAACGGGCTCGACGTGTCGTTGTCACTCCAATACCAATCCAACGTGTTCCGCGAGGCGACGACGTGGAACCGCGAGGCGCCGACGGGGGTGGTCGGCCTCGGCTGGAGTCTTCCCCTCACGTGGATCGAGGCGGTGTCCTCGGGCTCGCCGGTGCCGGGCACGCGGCAGTACGCGCTCTACGAGAACGGAGTGCCCAACACGCTGGTTCGCCAGCCGTGGGCCCCCCGCCTCTTCTCCGCCGACGCGGCCCTCGCTGGCGGCCTGGCCGACGGCAAGCCCGTCCCCGCCGCGCTCGTCGAGGCGTTCCACGCGCACGGGCTCCTCCTGTCGGCGGACGCCATCGCGCGGGGCGGCCATGGCACCTGGGAGCTCGTCGACGACACCCACGAGCTGCTCTACTCGCTCGAGGTGGGAGAGCGGCTGCTGGCGAAGGACGGCGGCGAGGCGTACCAACTCCAGAACTACCAGTTCTGGAAGATCCAGTACTACCCCCGCTACGAGCGTTGGGTGGTCACGAGCGACTCGGCGGTGCGGCGATCGTTCGGCGGCGGTGTCACGCGGGATGCGGCCGGCGCGCGCAGCGTGAACGAGACGGTGGCGTGGTCGGTGTGGTGGAAGGGACGCAACGGTGAGCCGCTCTGGAACGGTGCCTCGATGCGGACCGAGGGGCAGATCCAGGTGGCGCACGCCTGGTACCTCGGCCGCGTCACGGACCGGTTCGGGAGCTTCGTCACCTATGCCTACAACGGCTTCGAGCGGACCGGCGACGGTCTGATCCGCGGCTGTGAGCAGCGTGTGGGCGCCGGCGGGCTGCCGTACACCAAGGCCGTGTACCTGACCCGCATCACCGACGTGTTCGGCCGCACCGTCACGCTCGACTACGGCGACAAGCTGTGGAGCGCCGGGGACACGGCCCCGCGCGAGTACGCGGACCCGCACCGCGCCGTCCCCAGCGACGCCCCCGGTGCATGGCAGGACCGCTACGAGACGCGCTTCCTCGAGGAGATCTCCATCCAGGCGGCCGACGGCTCCACCCTCTTCACCTTCCGCTTCAACTACGATCCACGGCCGGGCGCGTCTGGCCGGGAGCGCGAGGTGGCCAACGTCACCGAGGCCACGGGCCCCCTCCGGGGAGACACGTTCAAGCGCTTCCTCACCGGCATCACCCAGTTCGACCAGGACGGCGTGGCGAGCCCCGGCCTCGTGCTCGACTACTACCTCGACGCCGCGGCGGAGCGCGGCCAGCCCGGGGCCCTCGCGACCCTCACCCAACCGGAGGGCGGCACCGCCACCTATACCTATACCCGCCAGGATCTCACGCGGTGCGAACGGCGCGCGGAGGCGAAGCGGCCGGACGCCGTCGGCAGCGGCTCGCCACGCGTCTACTATGGCCCGGACTACGCGGTCGTCACGTACTACAACCAGGCGAACGGCAAGCTCTCACTCCAGGTCTGGACCTGGGCGGGGTCGTGGCTCACATGGCAGCTCGACCCGGACGACGCCCTCCTCGACACGCGCGGCCTCGATCTCGACAGCCTCCAGGCCGTCGCCAATCAGGACTTCTTCGCGCTCACCTTCACGCGCACCACCCCGTCGGAGCGCGCCGTCTACGTCTTCGACCGTGACGTGGCGCGGCCCGGCCAGTGGCGCAGCGCCACCCTCGACGGGGTCACCACCGCGAAGAACGTCCCCACCCTCACGTGGCCGACGACCGGCGCCACCACGACCTTCGTGGGCGGCACCACCTGGCTCGCCGTGGCGCAGATGAGCGGCAGGACCCTGTCCGGCAGCTACGATCTGCTCACCTGGAGATGGACCACGCGGGCGTGGACGCGCGAGACGATCACGACCCCCCGCTACACATGGATCGCGGGCGGGGGGGAGTACCTCGCCACGTTGGATCTCGACGGCAAGCTGGCGCTCCGCTGGCTGGACAGTCTGCTCGTGTGGCAATCGGGGCCCGCGACCACGCTCCCCAGGCTTTCGACGGTGGACCTGGACAGTGTCGCCCTCGTGCCGGGCGCCTCGCTCGTGGCGGTGTCCAACCTGACCGGGAGCAACGATCAGGAGAACACCTACCGCGTCTGGGTGGCGCAGTGGACGGCGGCCTACGCGCTCGAGGTCCACGAGCTCGGCGAGTTCACCGACACCTTCGGGCCGGGCAACCCGCCCACCCCGTGGATTCCGGAGGTGATCGACGACACGCTCGTCGCCATCAACGGCAACCTCGCGCGCTTCGATGGCGCGGCGTGGGCGGTGAGCACGGCGCTCAACCCGGGCATGCCCGACGCGGGTCGCGATCAGCGCTACGCGTTCGGGCCCGACTACGCCCTCCAGGTCATCGTTCCCACCACTGGCGTCGGCGAGACCGTCGGGCAGGTGATGGCCTATGACCCGACGGGGGGTTGGAGGCCGGCCCCGGCCGCGTTGGGCCAATCGCTGCCGTCCCAGGATGATCGGGCGGACAACTGGCCCACGAGCGGCGGTGCCGACTGGGCGGTCGTCGGCCCATACGTGTACTTCCGTGGCACCGCGTCGGACTGGGGTGCCGTCGTGACCGCGCCGGCGGCAGCCAACCTGGATGCCCTCGTGAGCGCGGAGGGCTACGACTTCGACTCCGAGTCGCTCGTGGACCAGGGGCCGACCTTCCTGGCGTTCACCTCCGAGAAGGGGAGCTCGTCGCAGCGGGTCGAGGCGGTCGTGCTGCGAAACGGGCAGGTGGGCAAGCTCGAGCCGTTCCTCAAGGAGAAGATGGTCCGCGGGGAGGGCCCGGGCACCTCGCCCAAGGGGCCGCAGCTCTTCGCCACCTACCCCGGGGACGCCGTCGGCTTCGATGCGGCGACGACGGTGTACCTCCACCAGTACGCCGGGGACGCCTTCGCCGGTCCCATCGAGCACTACGCGGTCACCGGCCTCGACGTCACCGACGGCTATCAGGACGAGCTCCCGACGCGCTACGTCTTCGACACGGGCACCGCGGGCTGCGACCCCTTGGGCAACATCGTGAAGTACTTCTCCGCCCGCACCTGCTCGGGAACATCGGATGCGGCGAACCCCGTGAACGGGTGGGTGGACAGCACCTACCTCAACGGCATGGCGGATCAGACCGGCAACAACTACTACGACATGCTCGACGGCCTCCTGCTGCGCACGCAGACGCGCGACCGCGACGGCGTGCTGCTCGAGAGCACCGAGGCCACCTGGGTCGTCTACCAACAGGTCGCCTCCGACGTGCTCGAACCCGAGACCCTCGTGCTCCGCGGCGGTTGGGTGGTGCAGACGGTGGACACGCAGGTCATCAACGGTGTCACCAACACGAAGACCACCGTGTACGTACCGGAGGGCGCGCCCGGCTCCGCGACGGGCCAGCCGGTGACCATCTCGCTCCGGCAATATGGGGGCGAGGGCCAGGCGCAGACGTTCGTGCGAACCACGGTCCAGGGCGTCGCGGTCGATGCCGGTCTGGCCGCGATCCACGCGCTCACCGACCCCGCGCAGGAGACCAACACGGTCACGACCGACACGGGCACGGTCCCCGTGCAGGTCATGGCGACGACCTATGCCGGCTGGCCGAACGCCGAGGGGGTGCTCGTCGCCGTGGCCGAGGCGAGCTTCGGCCTGCTCGACGCGGCGGACGTGGCGTTCCCGTTCGCCGCCTACACACCGGGAGACAACCCGGCCGGATGGGCCCTCGCGGCGCGCACCACGGAGCGCACGGCCTATGGCCAGGAGCAGGAGAGCGTGGACGGCCTCGGCGTGCCGACCGCCACGATCTACAGCACCAACTGCGAGTTCGCCGTGGCACGCTCGTCCAACGTGCCGTTCGGCGGGCTCGCCTTCCTCGGCTTCCAGCCCTACGAGGACACCTCCCGCTGGACGCTCTCCGGCGTGGAGTATGAGGCGGACGACGCGCGCACGGGCATCCGCGCGGCCCGGCTGCCCGGCGGCGCCAACGCCTCCCTCGCCGTGACGGTGACGCCCGAGGCGCCCGAGGGCACGTACCTCGTCGGGGTGTGGGTGCGGACACCAGCCGGCTTCGCCGCCGACGCCACCACCGGCATCTCCGCGACCGTCACCGTCGACGGCGTGGCCGCCACGCCGGTCTTCGTGCCGCTGCCCGCCACGGACGGCGCGTGGCGCTACGTCACCGTGCCCGTCCCGCTCGGCGGCCCCCAGGTGCTCGGGGGCGCCGTTCCCGCGCCCGATCGGCGCTCCGCGGCCCGCCGCGCCCGCCTCGCCGCCCGTCCTCGCCAGCCGAGGACCCGCGTGACCAGCAGTGCCCCACTCGCGCCCCGCTCCGCCGCCACGCAGGCGTCGGTGGCGCTCGCCTTGTCGATCACGAACACCACCGCCAGCCCGGTGACCATCGACAGCGTGCTGGTGGGCCCCCTGGCCAACAGCCTCGTGAGCCGCACCTTCGACGAGCCGAGCCAGCAGGTCACGTCCAGTCAGGACGCGAGCGGCCGCACCACGCGCACGTACTATGACCGCGCCTTCCAGCCGACCGTCTCGGTGGGTGCCTCCGGGCAGATCAAGGAACTCACCCAGAGCTTCCTCTCGCGCCGGGGCAACGACGGCGTCTTCTCGCCAACGAGCCCCAACGCCGAGGTCACCCTGCACCCCGCCATCGGCGGCGTGCTCGAGACCTTCCGTGACGGCGACTGCTGGCGCGAGCGCTGGGACGCGTCCGCCGGGTGGGCGGCCGCGGACGGAGCCCTCGTGCACACGGGAGCCACCGCGGGGCCCGTCACCTGGCGAGGCACCGCGGAGGGGACCCGCGCGGTCTACTTCGAGCTCCAGGCGCGCGACGTGGTCGCATCCGTGTCCGTGGGCAACGTGACGGTCCGCTGGGAGGGCGGCTGGACGGCGTCCCAGGCGGGCGTGGCCTGGACGGCGTTGGCCACACCGCCCCTCGAGCAGCACTGGCTCCTCGTCGTCGGCGATGGCGTCGTGCTCTTCTTCGCCGGAGGCCAGCTCCTCTACAGTCAGGCGGTCCGCCCTGTTGGGGACACCGTGTCCATCACGCTCGCCGGGGAGGGCGCCATCCGCAACCTCTCCGTCCTCGAGGGCGTCCGCGTCGGCGTGTCCTACAACGACGCCGCCGGCCGTCAGCGTCAGGTGCAGCAGCTCCATGGCGCCGATAGCATCGTGGTCGGCCTCGTCTATGACGCGCTC contains the following coding sequences:
- a CDS encoding RHS repeat-associated core domain-containing protein; this translates as MSSSNPPSQSQPPAIRTFQMDDSSVGNLSSSVNLFRGDVNLTQSLFTLPGRSEGNGLDVSLSLQYQSNVFREATTWNREAPTGVVGLGWSLPLTWIEAVSSGSPVPGTRQYALYENGVPNTLVRQPWAPRLFSADAALAGGLADGKPVPAALVEAFHAHGLLLSADAIARGGHGTWELVDDTHELLYSLEVGERLLAKDGGEAYQLQNYQFWKIQYYPRYERWVVTSDSAVRRSFGGGVTRDAAGARSVNETVAWSVWWKGRNGEPLWNGASMRTEGQIQVAHAWYLGRVTDRFGSFVTYAYNGFERTGDGLIRGCEQRVGAGGLPYTKAVYLTRITDVFGRTVTLDYGDKLWSAGDTAPREYADPHRAVPSDAPGAWQDRYETRFLEEISIQAADGSTLFTFRFNYDPRPGASGREREVANVTEATGPLRGDTFKRFLTGITQFDQDGVASPGLVLDYYLDAAAERGQPGALATLTQPEGGTATYTYTRQDLTRCERRAEAKRPDAVGSGSPRVYYGPDYAVVTYYNQANGKLSLQVWTWAGSWLTWQLDPDDALLDTRGLDLDSLQAVANQDFFALTFTRTTPSERAVYVFDRDVARPGQWRSATLDGVTTAKNVPTLTWPTTGATTTFVGGTTWLAVAQMSGRTLSGSYDLLTWRWTTRAWTRETITTPRYTWIAGGGEYLATLDLDGKLALRWLDSLLVWQSGPATTLPRLSTVDLDSVALVPGASLVAVSNLTGSNDQENTYRVWVAQWTAAYALEVHELGEFTDTFGPGNPPTPWIPEVIDDTLVAINGNLARFDGAAWAVSTALNPGMPDAGRDQRYAFGPDYALQVIVPTTGVGETVGQVMAYDPTGGWRPAPAALGQSLPSQDDRADNWPTSGGADWAVVGPYVYFRGTASDWGAVVTAPAAANLDALVSAEGYDFDSESLVDQGPTFLAFTSEKGSSSQRVEAVVLRNGQVGKLEPFLKEKMVRGEGPGTSPKGPQLFATYPGDAVGFDAATTVYLHQYAGDAFAGPIEHYAVTGLDVTDGYQDELPTRYVFDTGTAGCDPLGNIVKYFSARTCSGTSDAANPVNGWVDSTYLNGMADQTGNNYYDMLDGLLLRTQTRDRDGVLLESTEATWVVYQQVASDVLEPETLVLRGGWVVQTVDTQVINGVTNTKTTVYVPEGAPGSATGQPVTISLRQYGGEGQAQTFVRTTVQGVAVDAGLAAIHALTDPAQETNTVTTDTGTVPVQVMATTYAGWPNAEGVLVAVAEASFGLLDAADVAFPFAAYTPGDNPAGWALAARTTERTAYGQEQESVDGLGVPTATIYSTNCEFAVARSSNVPFGGLAFLGFQPYEDTSRWTLSGVEYEADDARTGIRAARLPGGANASLAVTVTPEAPEGTYLVGVWVRTPAGFAADATTGISATVTVDGVAATPVFVPLPATDGAWRYVTVPVPLGGPQVLGGAVPAPDRRSAARRARLAARPRQPRTRVTSSAPLAPRSAATQASVALALSITNTTASPVTIDSVLVGPLANSLVSRTFDEPSQQVTSSQDASGRTTRTYYDRAFQPTVSVGASGQIKELTQSFLSRRGNDGVFSPTSPNAEVTLHPAIGGVLETFRDGDCWRERWDASAGWAAADGALVHTGATAGPVTWRGTAEGTRAVYFELQARDVVASVSVGNVTVRWEGGWTASQAGVAWTALATPPLEQHWLLVVGDGVVLFFAGGQLLYSQAVRPVGDTVSITLAGEGAIRNLSVLEGVRVGVSYNDAAGRQRQVQQLHGADSIVVGLVYDALDRQLVTTKGAPGSFGSGQHQPILQYRPGFVDVEDFLANLSTTWELKGDVADYYRGQTEDGIMRSDDKGYPYQGTRYEASPRQQSIEQGNPGKPYAIDLSVPEGQRQTTRLRFGANAAASLPAGQYFQDTLTSPVQTRSVRLTDQLSQTVTSTYVSNVGEEVSRTSGNRTYTAGVSGPVATLQTALPNALVSGPQQASSAYAQRMTTDALQRTESLADPDAGETRFVSDVAGRLRFVQPAMDAGEQWFVYYKYDALGRMVEEGTVSAAWEPAALRLRANQPDWPTEGSTVAVTMRYDGDGDEPTLIGRKWSSVANNPGDDGDVTVTEVFGYDDDGHLSSVRMTLDGPTAADGTVAYTYDNLSQVVRVDFPEGAPLAAVHYAHDELGHLVSVGTAAGLADLAAYGWSADGAVQREVLGQGAWTRRVDYTSPGQVAAMTTTSAAGDQSFALAYAYDADGVVRTRGVRWRFAGEDASQEEVFGYDGQRRLLTAAGATPMTIRSYDPSGNIWEAEESGTVVATPCVGGSDRVASLTVGSGPAQPLTWSARGQLLAGAGRTFGYDRATSMTTRIEAGGALRLAYGGSQQRVLKRRRDGADSVYFFGAGLVPVARREGGSWTVLVQGPSGLLALVGAATRFVLPDPDQSVWAVVEGATLVARYAYAPFGGLTLAEGDMAATPYLFQGQEWDAEVGLYNFRARMYDPVLRRFVTPDPQRQFASPYIFAANNPLGITDPTGELSVGAQIGIAFAMVAITAIGIGLSLFTGGASSAAAGAAKRVAKGAVKGATKGAVKGATAGAEGAAAGAEGAAAGAAGAAEGAAAA